In Synechococcus sp. KORDI-100, a single window of DNA contains:
- the larB gene encoding nickel pincer cofactor biosynthesis protein LarB has translation MSEARLDFQRRQRLGMVEAIWGQHKTADQIIAILRRFQDADELALVTRVQPSKAAEVIAEVDGALHHPESACLSFGALPAPLPIGAGVAIVSGGSSDRVVVAEASLALRCHGIPVDEVMDVGVAGLHRLMDALPRLRSARVLIACAGMEGALPTVLAGLVPQPVIAVPVSVGYGVSEGGRAALDGMLASCAPGLMVVNIDNGYGAAMAALRILRGDLEKLLDP, from the coding sequence ATGAGCGAAGCGCGTCTCGACTTTCAGCGACGGCAGCGGCTTGGCATGGTCGAAGCGATCTGGGGGCAGCACAAGACTGCTGATCAGATCATTGCGATCCTGAGGCGGTTTCAGGATGCTGATGAGCTGGCCCTGGTCACGCGCGTGCAGCCCTCCAAGGCGGCCGAGGTGATCGCCGAGGTTGATGGGGCCTTGCATCATCCAGAGTCGGCTTGTCTGTCCTTCGGCGCTCTGCCAGCCCCATTGCCGATCGGGGCTGGTGTGGCGATCGTGAGCGGCGGCAGCAGTGATCGTGTCGTGGTGGCTGAGGCCTCGCTGGCGTTGCGCTGCCACGGCATCCCCGTTGATGAGGTGATGGATGTGGGCGTGGCGGGTCTGCATCGACTGATGGATGCCTTGCCGCGGCTGCGATCAGCTCGGGTACTGATTGCCTGCGCCGGAATGGAGGGAGCTCTGCCCACCGTGCTCGCCGGCCTTGTGCCTCAACCGGTGATCGCCGTGCCGGTGTCGGTGGGCTATGGGGTGAGTGAAGGCGGACGTGCGGCTCTCGACGGCATGTTGGCCAGCTGCGCGCCGGGGCTGATGGTGGTCAACATCGACAACGGCTACGGCGCCGCCATGGCTGCATTGCGCATCCTCCGGGGAGATCTCGAGAAGTTGCTCGATCCATAA
- a CDS encoding TIGR03792 family protein codes for MNRISAGCLAMLVALTMWVSPVLASEFVVEMLRLDVPAAQRQIWLEAEASTWQPWLERQDGFLGRDLYWDPKLEQGILLIRWASRDQWKAIGAEAVDQVQQRFDAEVNSSIGRELDAGSAFPLLEATELMPQLLTGRSG; via the coding sequence ATGAACCGCATCAGCGCTGGTTGCCTGGCGATGCTGGTGGCCCTGACCATGTGGGTGTCCCCGGTGTTGGCTTCCGAGTTCGTTGTTGAAATGCTGCGGCTGGATGTTCCTGCGGCGCAACGTCAGATCTGGCTGGAGGCGGAGGCGAGCACCTGGCAACCCTGGCTGGAGCGCCAGGACGGGTTCCTTGGCCGCGATCTTTACTGGGATCCCAAGCTGGAACAGGGCATATTGCTGATTCGATGGGCCAGCCGCGATCAGTGGAAGGCGATTGGGGCCGAGGCGGTCGATCAGGTGCAGCAGCGGTTTGATGCGGAGGTGAACAGCTCCATCGGGCGTGAGCTGGACGCGGGATCAGCTTTTCCTCTCCTTGAAGCGACTGAACTGATGCCTCAGCTGTTGACCGGCCGGAGCGGATGA